The following proteins are co-located in the Hippoglossus stenolepis isolate QCI-W04-F060 chromosome 23, HSTE1.2, whole genome shotgun sequence genome:
- the dok1b gene encoding docking protein 1b: protein MDTHVKEGQLYVQHQKFGKKWKKNWLVLYPASQNGIARLEFYDSASGSGGGASGGSGSGSNEKTRKLDKKIIRLSECISILPALTESCPKENMAAFCVETNDKTYVFSAEKNAAMEWMNTMCDIAFQGGSGSSGSTVADSNGGPQNMEMSENLIYYSREEVNEFWVSTQRTEASERSGLVGSYWLKAETDVLILKEPMTKRNVLVWPYKLLRRYGRDRVMFSFEAGRRCDSGPGNFTFETKQGNEIFTLVNQAIQSQKALTEDPHLSCPLNFDPDCPSTLQHIRNAASVTGSGDSSSCSSREADGDSGGSKPGSADGVLGKREVGDGGGSGAGRGQGGGAAAAAAGLKGRSLPEPPAMSGVLGGEGAPPRTLRGHATGKGLSSADEHAGLYSEPADSVRLPLYSSECLYSDPVDSIKGQNQTSNSSTPPVPSPRLRPVGDEASAGGTQGDHHHRKHPDLYSHVYDQISLELLQKTSALNLNGAAGGGRGVGRGVNSNRRPPGGQAEGAASPPAPPSEHIYDEPEGCAKGSAPASLEMSIYSEARLEPYSQKRQEVVAAPSGHSPPQLGPSRGTAPPSAALRGRKPVTAPKPGRDVFGRKEPVPLPPGKHGGNMNNNNIWGGGGGNELFSEVSKETPVSSWCSQNQQAPQRSPDVIYDNLGDI from the exons ATGGACACCCACGTCAAGGAGGGACAACTGTATGTGCAGCACCAGAAGTTTGGGAAg AAATGGAAGAAGAACTGGTTGGTCCTATACCCCGCCAGCCAAAATGGCATCGCACGCCTTGAGTTCTACGACTCGGCCTCAGGCAGCGGGGGCGGGGCCAGCGGAGGCTCGGGAAGCGGGTCCAATGAGAAAACCAGGAAGCTGGACAAGAAGATCATCCGCTTGTCCGAGTGCATCTCCATCCTGCCGGCGCTGACGGAGAGCTGCCCCAAAGAGAACATGGCGGCCTTCTGCGTGGAAACCAACGACAAGACGTACGTGTTCTCCGCAGAGAAGAACGCCGCCATGGAATGGATGAATACCATGTGTGACATCGCATTTCAG GGAGGCAGCGGAAGCAGCGGCAGTACGGTCGCCGACTCTAATGGAGGACCCCAGAACATGGAGATGTCTGAAAACCTTATCTACTACTCcagagaggaag TGAACGAGTTCTGGGTGAGCACTCAGCGAACCGAGGCGTCGGAGCGCAGCGGCCTGGTGGGGAGCTACTGGCTGAAAGCCGAAACCGACGTCTTGATCTTGAAAGAGCCGATGACCAAGAGGAACGTCCTGGTGTGGCCCTACAAGCTGCTGAGGAGATATGGGAGAGACCGG gtgatgttttcattcgAGGCGGGTCGGCGCTGCGACTCGGGCCCAGGCAACTTCACCTTCGAAACCAAGCAAGGCAACGAGATCTTCACGCTGGTGAACCAGGCCATCCAGTCGCAAAAGGCTCTGACAGAGGATCCCCACCTCAGCTGCCCCTTGAACTTCGACCCAGACTGCCCCTCGACGCTGCAGCACATACGCAATGCTGCCAGCGTGACGGGAAGCGgcgacagcagcagctgcagcagtcgTGAGGCAGACGGCGATTCGGGTGGCAGCAAGCCGGGGTCTGCTGACGGCGTGCTGGGGAAGAGAGAGgtgggagacggaggaggaagcGGAGCCGGAAGAGGGCagggaggtggagcagcagcagcagcagcaggacttAAAGGCAGGAGTTTACCAGAACCACCAGCCATGTCAGGGGTTTTGGGAGGAGAAGGGGCCCCTCCACGGACTCTTAGAGGGCACGCGACAGGAAAAGGTCTTTCCTCAGCTGATGAACATGCTGGACTTTATTCTGAGCCAGCTGACTCGGTCCGTCTGCCTCTGTACAGTTCTGAGTGCCTCTACTCGGACCCGGTGGACAGCATCAAGGGGCAGAACCAGACCAGCAACTCATCCACCCCTCCAGTGCCCAGCCCACGACTCCGACCTGTGGGAGATGAGGCCTCGGCAGGTGGCACCCAAGGGGATCATCACCACAGAAAGCATCCTGACCTGTACTCACATGTGTACGACCAGATCAGCCTGGAGTTACTCCAGAAAACAAGTGCTCTGAATCTGAACGGGGCGgcagggggaggaagaggcGTGGGAAGAGGGGTGAACAGTAACAGGCGACCCCCTGGAGGCCAAGCGGAGGGCGCTGCGTCACCTCCCGCTCCTCCCTCGGAGCACATATACGACGAACCAGAGGGCTGCGCCAAAGGAAGTGCACCCGCTAGTTTAGAGATGAGTATCTACAGCGAGGCCCGTTTGGAGCCTTACAGCcagaaaagacaggaagtggtggCAGCCCCATCAGGACACTCTCCGCCGCAACTGGGCCCGAGCCGTGGCACAGCGCCTCCTTCTGCAGCTTTAAGGGGGCGAAAACCGGTCACTGCTCCCAAACCTGGAAGGGACGTGTTCGGTCGGAAGGAGCCAGTGCCACTGCCCCCTGGGAAACATGGCGGTAatatgaacaacaacaacatttggggaggaggaggagggaatgAGCTGTTCAGCGAAGTGTCGAAAGAGACGCCTGTGAGCTCCTGGTGTAGCCAGAACCAGCAGGCACCGCAGAGATCACCTGATGTTATCTATGACAACTTGGGAGatatttaa